The following coding sequences lie in one Girardinichthys multiradiatus isolate DD_20200921_A chromosome 13, DD_fGirMul_XY1, whole genome shotgun sequence genomic window:
- the olah gene encoding S-acyl fatty acid synthase thioesterase, medium chain isoform X1 has protein sequence MEKVISCFGRRPEALTRLICFPWAGGGSIHYARWGNVLNSSMEVFAVKLPGRESRAREPFFENMQQIVDEILAALLPLLKEKPFALFGHSFGAFTSFAVAEDLKKLHNLEPVHMFLSGASAPYSEIRIKAPKRSELPDDEFLQWLTSIGGTPQELLANPEVLQLFLPALKADLHVVENYRCSKPDVAFLGCPVTCFDGKQDIPHDLQVVFLTAWRNITSGDFTIRMFDGSHFYLKDAGNEKILLDYITKILETAEIDYL, from the exons ATGGAGAAGGTGATCAGCTGCTTTGGGAGGAGGCCAGAAGCTCTGACCAGGCTCATCTGCTTCCCCTGGGCAGGTGGAGGCTCCATCCACTACGCCCGCTGGGGAAACGTCCTGAACAGCTCCATGGAAG TGTTTGCGGTGAAACTCCCGGGCAGAGAGAGTCGAGCCAGAGAGCCGTTCTTTGAGAACATGCAGCAGATCGTGGATGAGATCCTCGCTGCTCTGCTGCCGCTGCTGAAAGAGAAACCATTTGCTCTGTTTGGCCACAG ttttgGAGCCTTCACAAGCTTTGCTGTTGCAGAGGATCTGAAGAAACTTCACAACCTGGAGCCAGTTCACATGTTTCTGTCTGGAGCTTCTGCTCCATAT TCTGAGATCCGCATTAAAGCTCCAAAAAGAAGCGAGTTACCGGATGACGAGTTCCTCCAGTGGTTAACGTCTATCGGAGGAACTCCTCAGGAGCTGCTGGCAAACCCTGAAGTTCTGCAGCTCTTCTTGCCGGCCCTGAAGGCCGACCTGCACGTCGTGGAGAACTACAG GTGTTCGAAACCTGACGTTGCATTTCTTGGCTGTCCCGTTACATGTTTTGATGGGAAGCAGGACATTCCTCACGACTTACAGG TTGTGTTTCTAACAGCCTGGAGGAACATCACGTCAGGAGATTTCACCATCAGGATGTTTGACGGCTCTCACTTCTACCTGAAGGATGCGGGGAATGAAAAGATCCTATTAGACTACATCACAAAGATCTTGGAGACAGCAGAAATTGATTATTTatga
- the olah gene encoding S-acyl fatty acid synthase thioesterase, medium chain isoform X2, giving the protein MEKVISCFGRRPEALTRLICFPWAGGGSIHYARWGNVLNSSMEVFAVKLPGRESRAREPFFENMQQIVDEILAALLPLLKEKPFALFGHSFGAFTSFAVAEDLKKLHNLEPVHMFLSGASAPYSEIRIKAPKRSELPDDEFLQWLTSIGGTPQELLANPEVLQLFLPALKADLHVVENYRCSKPDVAFLGCPVTCFDGKQDIPHDLQAWRNITSGDFTIRMFDGSHFYLKDAGNEKILLDYITKILETAEIDYL; this is encoded by the exons ATGGAGAAGGTGATCAGCTGCTTTGGGAGGAGGCCAGAAGCTCTGACCAGGCTCATCTGCTTCCCCTGGGCAGGTGGAGGCTCCATCCACTACGCCCGCTGGGGAAACGTCCTGAACAGCTCCATGGAAG TGTTTGCGGTGAAACTCCCGGGCAGAGAGAGTCGAGCCAGAGAGCCGTTCTTTGAGAACATGCAGCAGATCGTGGATGAGATCCTCGCTGCTCTGCTGCCGCTGCTGAAAGAGAAACCATTTGCTCTGTTTGGCCACAG ttttgGAGCCTTCACAAGCTTTGCTGTTGCAGAGGATCTGAAGAAACTTCACAACCTGGAGCCAGTTCACATGTTTCTGTCTGGAGCTTCTGCTCCATAT TCTGAGATCCGCATTAAAGCTCCAAAAAGAAGCGAGTTACCGGATGACGAGTTCCTCCAGTGGTTAACGTCTATCGGAGGAACTCCTCAGGAGCTGCTGGCAAACCCTGAAGTTCTGCAGCTCTTCTTGCCGGCCCTGAAGGCCGACCTGCACGTCGTGGAGAACTACAG GTGTTCGAAACCTGACGTTGCATTTCTTGGCTGTCCCGTTACATGTTTTGATGGGAAGCAGGACATTCCTCACGACTTACAGG CCTGGAGGAACATCACGTCAGGAGATTTCACCATCAGGATGTTTGACGGCTCTCACTTCTACCTGAAGGATGCGGGGAATGAAAAGATCCTATTAGACTACATCACAAAGATCTTGGAGACAGCAGAAATTGATTATTTatga